A window from Chloroflexota bacterium encodes these proteins:
- a CDS encoding crotonase, protein MRFSGSLSLVISFSSTRLGPSATAANGCAVMKYQTILLERIGQVAKLTLNRPEVLNAINGRMFEELLAALREVAADDSSRVLVLTGAGRALCSGTDITEEKAEGERLLPHMSPLEITEYMRTRPQGVATALQRLPKPTIAMVNGLAMADGFDWALACDIRIGSVHARFRNGSLQLGLVSNSGATWLMPRALGLGKAFEFLYTDDWLDAETALQLGVLNRLVPIDQLESETLALAERIASKAPVANRLVKELVYRGLRQQFEEHLPEAAFAEALTLATDDHKEALDAFLSKRPPKFSGR, encoded by the coding sequence ATGAGATTCAGCGGCTCGTTATCGCTCGTAATCTCCTTCAGCTCTACCAGGCTGGGGCCTAGCGCCACGGCGGCGAATGGCTGTGCAGTCATGAAATACCAGACGATCCTTCTCGAGCGCATTGGGCAGGTTGCCAAGCTGACCCTGAACAGGCCGGAAGTGTTGAACGCTATTAACGGGCGGATGTTCGAGGAATTGCTCGCCGCCCTTCGCGAGGTGGCTGCAGACGATAGCTCTCGAGTCCTTGTGCTGACCGGAGCGGGCCGGGCGCTTTGCTCCGGCACAGACATCACCGAGGAGAAGGCTGAAGGCGAGCGGTTGCTCCCGCATATGTCTCCGCTTGAGATAACGGAATATATGAGGACAAGGCCGCAAGGGGTAGCCACTGCGCTCCAACGACTGCCCAAGCCGACCATCGCCATGGTCAATGGCCTGGCGATGGCGGATGGCTTCGACTGGGCCCTCGCATGCGATATACGCATCGGCAGTGTGCATGCTCGATTCAGGAATGGCTCTCTACAGTTGGGCCTGGTATCGAACTCGGGCGCCACATGGCTCATGCCGCGAGCTCTTGGGCTGGGCAAGGCCTTTGAGTTCTTGTACACGGATGACTGGCTCGATGCGGAGACTGCATTGCAGCTCGGCGTTCTAAATAGACTCGTCCCTATTGATCAGTTGGAATCGGAGACGCTGGCCTTAGCCGAGCGGATCGCCTCTAAGGCGCCGGTTGCGAATCGCCTCGTGAAGGAGTTGGTCTACCGCGGCCTTCGACAGCAATTTGAGGAGCATCTGCCTGAAGCAGCTTTCGCAGAGGCTCTTACGCTGGCCACTGACGACCACAAAGAAGCTCTCGATGCCTTCCTCAGCAAACGCCCGCCGAAATTCTCAGGGCGCTAA
- a CDS encoding 2-(1,2-epoxy-1,2-dihydrophenyl)acetyl-CoA isomerase produces the protein MNYTTILLEKRDHIATLTMNRPEKLNAINETMFSELNHALDDVTRDDDVRVLIFTGAGKAFTASTDIRETNQGGDRLLSHMSEYEMFDFIRKFPQQISLKLQKMPKPTIAMVNGIAVADGVDWVMACDIRIGGEAARFMNAFVQLALVSNTGSTWFYPRALGLNKALEFLYTGDWIDAKEALRLGLLNSVFPADQLARETMSLAQRIAARAPIANRLVKEMVYRGLTQTLDDHLLSAAYAEAFTLTTKDHKEALAAFLAKRTSKFTGK, from the coding sequence ATGAATTACACGACAATCCTGCTCGAGAAGCGCGACCACATCGCCACACTCACCATGAACAGGCCAGAAAAGCTTAACGCTATCAACGAGACGATGTTTTCCGAGTTGAACCACGCCTTGGACGATGTGACCCGCGACGACGATGTGCGCGTCCTCATCTTCACCGGCGCGGGCAAGGCCTTCACCGCTTCCACCGATATCCGCGAGACGAACCAGGGCGGCGACCGCCTGCTGAGCCACATGAGCGAATACGAGATGTTCGATTTCATCCGGAAATTCCCGCAGCAGATCAGCCTCAAGCTCCAAAAGATGCCCAAGCCCACCATCGCGATGGTGAACGGCATAGCGGTGGCCGACGGCGTGGACTGGGTGATGGCCTGCGATATTCGCATCGGGGGCGAGGCGGCGCGCTTCATGAACGCCTTCGTCCAGCTCGCCCTCGTCTCCAACACGGGTTCTACTTGGTTCTACCCGCGCGCCCTTGGGTTGAACAAGGCGCTGGAGTTCCTCTACACCGGCGATTGGATCGATGCGAAGGAGGCTCTGCGCCTCGGATTGCTGAACAGCGTCTTTCCGGCGGACCAACTGGCGAGGGAAACGATGTCCCTCGCGCAGCGCATCGCGGCGCGCGCGCCCATCGCGAACCGCCTGGTGAAGGAGATGGTCTATCGCGGCCTCACCCAGACGCTGGACGACCACCTCCTCAGCGCCGCCTATGCCGAGGCTTTCACCCTCACAACCAAAGACCACAAAGAAGCACTGGCAGCATTCCTTGCAAAGCGTACGTCCAAGTTCACAGGAAAGTGA
- a CDS encoding MaoC family dehydratase: MSDLLNRLQASVGKEFVFKAQYPIGHAPIRQYALSLENFNPLYSDSAFAKAHGLRDVMAPPTFICDSWQYFGGDIDERGELLGRHELRDLVGLRAGNDYEFFQPVHPDDTITAKWRVLDVAVKEGRSGKTIFQNFEVTFYNQRDELLAKSIEMMFHRG; the protein is encoded by the coding sequence ATGAGTGACCTTCTAAATCGGTTGCAAGCCAGCGTTGGGAAAGAGTTTGTTTTCAAGGCACAGTACCCCATCGGCCATGCGCCCATTCGCCAGTACGCCCTCTCCCTGGAAAACTTCAACCCGCTCTATAGTGACTCCGCCTTCGCCAAGGCCCACGGCCTCCGCGACGTCATGGCCCCCCCGACCTTCATCTGCGATAGCTGGCAGTACTTCGGCGGAGACATCGATGAACGCGGCGAACTGCTGGGCCGTCATGAGCTTCGCGACTTGGTGGGCCTCCGTGCCGGGAACGACTACGAGTTTTTCCAGCCCGTCCACCCGGATGATACCATCACCGCGAAGTGGCGGGTCCTGGATGTTGCCGTCAAGGAAGGCCGCTCCGGCAAGACGATCTTTCAGAACTTCGAAGTGACCTTCTACAACCAGCGCGACGAATTGCTCGCCAAAAGCATCGAGATGATGTTCCATCGCGGATAG
- a CDS encoding zinc ribbon domain-containing protein, producing MAIYEFRCSKCGHVFEVFRPMSEFNKPAKCPKCGSRGERLVSDFASNQESSMQVPTGEVLREPPPSVTGPAPHPSRPKSKAMTKRPSPRSKPRKKRSKVTPNKKRSAKRK from the coding sequence ATGGCTATCTACGAATTCCGCTGCAGCAAATGTGGTCATGTCTTTGAAGTCTTTCGGCCCATGAGCGAGTTCAATAAGCCAGCCAAGTGTCCCAAGTGCGGCAGCAGGGGCGAGCGCCTGGTTTCGGACTTCGCCTCTAACCAGGAGTCGTCGATGCAAGTGCCGACAGGAGAAGTGCTTCGTGAACCGCCACCCAGCGTGACAGGACCTGCCCCTCACCCGTCCCGACCAAAGAGCAAGGCAATGACAAAACGTCCCAGCCCTCGGAGCAAGCCTCGCAAGAAGCGGTCCAAGGTGACGCCTAACAAGAAACGTTCAGCCAAACGAAAGTAG
- a CDS encoding SOS response-associated peptidase — MCGRYTLYSDMTAMEARFEFRGEGLSYRPSYNIAPTQEVLTVVNDGMRHGRMMKWGLIPSWSKDGRPSYSTINAKAETLATSRLYAPAYKKRRCLVLASGFYEWRKEGATKTPVHIRLKSDKPFAFAGLWDFWKSPEDKGVFSCTIVTTTPNAVVRPIHDRMPVILSREAEALWLDPMTSDAKVLDRLLIPFTDEPMVAYEVPLAVGNVRNNTPDLVKPAS; from the coding sequence ATGTGCGGACGATACACGCTCTACAGCGACATGACCGCGATGGAGGCCCGCTTCGAGTTTCGAGGCGAGGGGCTATCCTATCGCCCCAGCTACAACATCGCGCCTACCCAAGAAGTCCTTACCGTCGTCAACGACGGGATGCGCCATGGCCGGATGATGAAGTGGGGCCTTATCCCATCATGGTCGAAGGACGGCAGGCCCTCATACTCCACGATTAACGCCAAGGCCGAGACCCTGGCGACCTCCAGGCTCTACGCCCCCGCCTACAAGAAGCGCCGGTGCCTCGTCCTCGCGAGCGGCTTCTACGAGTGGCGCAAAGAGGGCGCGACCAAGACGCCGGTGCACATCCGTCTGAAATCGGACAAGCCCTTCGCCTTCGCTGGCCTGTGGGACTTCTGGAAGTCGCCTGAAGACAAGGGCGTCTTTTCCTGCACCATCGTCACAACGACGCCCAATGCCGTTGTCCGGCCCATCCATGACCGGATGCCGGTGATCCTGTCGCGAGAGGCCGAGGCGCTCTGGCTGGACCCGATGACGAGCGACGCCAAGGTTTTGGACAGGCTGCTCATCCCCTTCACAGACGAGCCGATGGTGGCCTATGAAGTGCCACTGGCCGTCGGCAACGTGAGGAACAACACCCCCGACCTAGTCAAGCCAGCTTCCTAG